One part of the Microbacterium saperdae genome encodes these proteins:
- a CDS encoding carbohydrate ABC transporter permease, with the protein MTNTALPNPATSRITKPNTPTTDTTAIVTGGTRKLGRRTRRVEPIYYLFLLPTLVLFTLAITVPGVMGIFFSFTDSIGIGEWSFNGLTNYIAMFSDPAILQSYLFTFGFSIATVIVVNVVAFLLAVGLTSRIRFKTGLRTVFVIPMVISGIIIAYVFNFLFSNSIPAAGAATGIPWLSTSLLANPDLAWVAIVIVTAWQAVPGTLLIYIAGLLSVPGEVYEAASIDGASKTQQLTRITLPLVAGYVVINVILGFKGFLNAYDIIVGLTNGGPGTSTRSVAMTIIAGFNGGDYAYQMANATIFFIVAVLISLLQLSLTRGRNAL; encoded by the coding sequence ATGACGAACACCGCACTGCCGAACCCGGCAACGTCCCGCATCACTAAGCCGAACACTCCGACGACCGACACCACGGCGATCGTCACGGGCGGGACGCGCAAGCTCGGTCGGCGCACGCGCCGGGTCGAGCCGATCTACTACCTGTTCCTGTTGCCGACGCTCGTGCTCTTCACCCTCGCGATCACGGTGCCTGGGGTCATGGGCATCTTCTTCAGCTTCACCGATTCGATCGGCATCGGCGAGTGGAGCTTCAACGGCCTCACGAACTACATCGCGATGTTCAGCGATCCGGCCATCCTGCAGAGCTACCTGTTCACGTTCGGCTTCTCGATCGCCACGGTGATCGTCGTGAACGTGGTCGCGTTCCTGCTGGCGGTCGGGCTGACCTCCCGCATCCGCTTCAAGACCGGATTGCGCACGGTCTTCGTGATCCCGATGGTCATCTCGGGCATCATCATCGCCTACGTCTTCAACTTCCTGTTCTCGAACTCGATCCCCGCCGCCGGCGCAGCGACCGGCATCCCCTGGCTGTCGACGAGCCTGCTCGCGAACCCCGACCTCGCGTGGGTCGCGATCGTGATCGTGACGGCATGGCAGGCCGTGCCCGGCACGCTGCTGATCTACATCGCCGGTCTCCTCTCGGTGCCGGGCGAGGTCTACGAGGCCGCCAGCATCGATGGGGCGAGCAAGACCCAGCAGTTGACGCGCATCACGCTTCCCCTCGTCGCGGGCTATGTGGTGATCAACGTCATCCTCGGATTCAAGGGTTTCCTCAACGCCTACGACATCATCGTCGGACTCACCAACGGCGGACCGGGAACCTCCACCCGCAGCGTCGCGATGACCATCATCGCGGGCTTCAACGGCGGCGACTACGCCTACCAGATGGCCAATGCGACGATCTTCTTCATCGTCGCCGTGCTCATCTCCCTGCTGCAGCTCTCGCTGACCCGCGGAAGGAACGCACTCTGA
- a CDS encoding ABC transporter substrate-binding protein: MSVNRVCAVRLVAGALGLTLVGAALTSCAAGSGAETIRFTFSKREAIGFMTELVAEYNASQDDVEVVIDTSGVDVVSASFVRGNPPDIMLANYNYEIARFVQRCALTDLSETDAAATIRDDLQPLMDQYGSCAGRTSALPYSVMAASVIYNKEIFDAQGLEVPQTWDELIAVCDQLKDAGIDPFYGTFKDDWTVGQGWYDYTAGGSVDVIDFFDALAQEGTGVGPDSEVSFQKDFAEPMDRMMQLADEYTNPDAASRGYGDGNLAFAKGEAAMYLQGPWAFSEIAKTAPDLELGTFPLPMTDDPADLGVRVNMDLAAMIPEGSRHQEAARDFLEYLYQPDHIQEYNTSQLGFTPTKDAPAPDDPRIEGMIEYYDNGQIYQGPSVLVPKTLPIFNYAQAMVLGASTTSTLRTMDADWARIAFRAPLPSTQDTASGDASASGETEESAP, translated from the coding sequence GTGTCTGTGAATCGAGTATGCGCGGTGCGACTGGTCGCCGGAGCGCTGGGGCTCACGCTGGTCGGGGCCGCCCTCACGAGCTGCGCAGCCGGCTCCGGAGCGGAGACCATCCGCTTCACCTTCAGCAAGCGCGAGGCGATCGGGTTCATGACCGAACTGGTCGCCGAGTACAACGCCTCCCAGGACGACGTGGAGGTCGTGATCGACACCTCCGGCGTCGACGTCGTCTCGGCGAGCTTCGTGCGGGGGAACCCGCCCGACATCATGCTCGCCAACTACAACTACGAGATCGCGCGCTTCGTGCAGCGCTGTGCGCTCACCGACCTCTCCGAGACGGACGCGGCCGCGACCATCCGCGACGACTTGCAGCCGCTCATGGACCAGTACGGCTCCTGCGCCGGGCGCACGAGCGCCCTGCCCTACTCGGTGATGGCGGCATCCGTCATCTACAACAAGGAGATCTTCGACGCCCAGGGGCTGGAGGTCCCGCAGACCTGGGACGAGCTGATCGCGGTCTGCGACCAGCTGAAGGACGCGGGCATCGATCCGTTCTATGGCACGTTCAAGGACGACTGGACAGTGGGGCAGGGCTGGTACGACTACACCGCCGGCGGCTCGGTCGACGTGATCGACTTCTTCGACGCGCTCGCCCAGGAAGGTACGGGGGTCGGCCCTGACTCGGAGGTCTCGTTCCAGAAGGACTTCGCCGAGCCCATGGACCGCATGATGCAGCTCGCCGACGAGTACACGAATCCGGATGCCGCGAGCCGCGGCTACGGCGACGGCAACCTCGCCTTCGCGAAGGGCGAGGCGGCCATGTACCTGCAGGGTCCGTGGGCGTTCAGCGAGATCGCGAAGACCGCGCCGGACCTCGAGCTCGGCACCTTCCCGTTGCCCATGACCGACGACCCCGCCGACCTCGGCGTGCGCGTCAACATGGACCTCGCGGCGATGATCCCCGAGGGCTCTCGTCATCAGGAGGCCGCCCGTGACTTCCTCGAGTACCTGTATCAGCCGGACCACATCCAGGAGTACAACACCTCCCAGCTCGGCTTCACCCCCACGAAGGATGCTCCCGCGCCGGACGACCCGCGCATCGAGGGAATGATCGAGTACTACGACAACGGGCAGATCTACCAAGGGCCGTCCGTGCTCGTCCCCAAGACGCTCCCGATCTTCAACTACGCGCAGGCCATGGTGCTCGGCGCGTCCACGACGTCCACCCTGCGCACCATGGATGCCGACTGGGCGAGGATCGCGTTCCGCGCTCCCCTCCCGTCGACCCAGGACACCGCATCGGGCGACGCATCCGCATCCGGCGAGACAGAGGAGTCCGCGCCATGA
- a CDS encoding ROK family protein, producing MTEVSADLGTGRASVGAVLDFAWTAGEFTATEAMASTSLTRSTAIDAIDTLLGAALLRELPNARAAGSYRSGRPSRRFVLSSELGVVVGVDAGDTHLAVTVADPLDRTLVHHRVDLEPEQSAAARRATILERMDDALAEAGVTRDDVLALCVGVAAPVNRNGISPPHPEGFWERTNPGLAEALHGWAPVVQIKNDAQLAAIAEGTEGAAIGCRDYVALLASERFGGGVVVDGHVLHGAHGGVGEGVVFDHIVGVGSAFGLRYAVQDQVRSAVDAGEIAAGSAVGRLVEGDRIDPRLVLTLAASGDADALLVTSRVGATVARIVGVLGSMYDPARVIVCGAVAESIEPVLAAARRILPEELHLPAPEILASSLGAEVVSRGAVATARQAAREHAVPLLAEQRLRATA from the coding sequence GTGACAGAAGTCTCCGCAGACCTGGGCACCGGACGCGCGAGCGTCGGCGCCGTCCTCGACTTCGCCTGGACGGCCGGCGAGTTCACCGCGACCGAGGCGATGGCGAGCACTTCGCTGACCCGCTCCACCGCGATCGACGCGATCGACACGCTCCTCGGTGCCGCGCTCCTGCGCGAGCTCCCGAACGCGCGCGCCGCCGGCAGCTACCGCTCCGGTCGCCCCTCCCGGCGCTTCGTGCTGTCGTCGGAACTCGGGGTCGTCGTCGGCGTCGACGCGGGCGACACGCACCTCGCGGTGACCGTCGCCGACCCGCTCGACCGCACGCTCGTGCACCATCGCGTCGATCTCGAGCCCGAGCAGTCCGCAGCCGCACGCCGAGCGACCATCCTCGAGCGGATGGACGACGCCCTGGCCGAGGCCGGCGTCACGCGAGACGATGTCTTGGCGCTGTGCGTCGGTGTGGCAGCACCCGTGAACCGAAACGGCATCTCTCCCCCGCATCCCGAGGGGTTCTGGGAGCGCACCAACCCCGGTCTCGCCGAAGCCCTGCACGGGTGGGCGCCGGTCGTGCAGATCAAGAACGACGCGCAACTGGCCGCCATCGCGGAGGGCACGGAGGGCGCAGCGATCGGATGCCGCGACTACGTCGCCCTGCTCGCGAGCGAGAGATTCGGCGGTGGTGTGGTGGTCGACGGCCACGTGCTGCACGGCGCGCACGGCGGTGTCGGCGAGGGGGTGGTGTTCGACCACATCGTCGGCGTCGGCTCGGCCTTCGGTCTCCGCTACGCCGTGCAGGACCAGGTGCGCTCGGCCGTGGACGCCGGTGAGATCGCCGCCGGCAGCGCGGTCGGCCGACTGGTCGAGGGCGACCGCATCGACCCGCGCCTCGTGCTGACGCTCGCCGCGTCGGGAGATGCGGATGCCCTCCTCGTCACCTCACGCGTCGGCGCGACCGTCGCCCGCATCGTCGGCGTGCTCGGCAGCATGTACGACCCCGCGCGCGTGATCGTGTGCGGAGCCGTCGCCGAGAGCATCGAGCCGGTGCTGGCCGCGGCACGACGCATCCTGCCGGAGGAGCTGCACCTTCCCGCTCCCGAGATCCTCGCCTCGAGCCTCGGCGCCGAGGTGGTCTCCCGCGGTGCCGTCGCCACCGCGCGCCAGGCCGCTAGGGAGCACGCCGTACCGCTGCTGGCCGAGCAGCGCCTGCGCGCGACCGCATAG
- a CDS encoding HAD-IA family hydrolase, with amino-acid sequence MTNHVLVDFGEVISHVQSPAAMRTMAELLGVPARAFTERYWGSRASYDRGLAAYDYWQLVAGRPVRGEELLLLRRLDVEGWTRLNFETIAVLREARRRGAQLTLLSNAPSDLAVEVRASSVLAEIFTLMVFSAELRLAKPDGEIFDTALALAESTPQDTLFVDDRWENIRAAGARGIRTHRFTTAQELQAVLAGIHFGDRQPRPWWTRRRAARSVSAPG; translated from the coding sequence ATGACGAATCACGTTCTCGTGGACTTCGGCGAGGTCATCAGCCATGTGCAGAGCCCTGCCGCGATGCGGACCATGGCCGAGCTGTTGGGAGTGCCGGCGAGAGCATTCACCGAGCGCTACTGGGGCTCACGCGCGTCCTATGACCGCGGCCTCGCGGCGTACGACTACTGGCAGCTCGTCGCCGGGCGCCCTGTCCGTGGCGAGGAGCTTCTCCTGCTGCGACGGCTGGATGTCGAGGGGTGGACGCGCCTGAACTTCGAGACCATCGCCGTGCTCCGCGAGGCGCGCCGACGCGGTGCGCAGTTGACTTTGCTCTCGAACGCGCCGAGCGATCTCGCTGTCGAGGTGCGGGCATCCTCCGTGCTGGCGGAGATCTTCACTCTCATGGTGTTCAGTGCAGAGCTGCGGCTGGCGAAGCCCGACGGCGAGATCTTCGACACCGCGCTCGCACTCGCCGAATCCACGCCGCAGGACACGCTGTTCGTGGATGACCGGTGGGAGAACATCCGTGCGGCAGGTGCTCGCGGCATTCGTACGCATCGGTTCACCACGGCGCAGGAACTGCAGGCGGTGCTCGCAGGCATCCACTTCGGCGACCGCCAGCCGCGTCCGTGGTGGACCCGCCGTCGTGCGGCGCGGTCCGTGAGCGCACCCGGCTGA
- a CDS encoding DeoR/GlpR family DNA-binding transcription regulator, with amino-acid sequence MSGSSRHDAILEALYATGRVNVADVASEFSVSEVTVRRDLDQLARAGVLRRVRGGAVSVALRGEGLPYSMRRLEASGPKERIAQLAASLVLDGEAVGVDSGTTGAAVAQQLASRRLTVMPFSVQALEALTRSATVRIILPGGSVSPEEGSIVGPLVERSLRDLRFDTVFLSCCGASLDSGVTAYDLDDAAAKRAMIAAGRRVVLIAEGAKFTRSAMSVVCALTAVDVVVTDESAPADVLDQLRAAGVDVLIAGATDD; translated from the coding sequence ATGAGTGGATCATCCCGACACGACGCCATCCTCGAGGCCCTCTATGCCACCGGGCGCGTGAACGTCGCCGACGTGGCGTCCGAGTTCTCCGTGTCCGAGGTGACGGTGCGGCGCGACCTCGATCAGCTCGCGCGCGCCGGCGTGCTGCGAAGGGTACGCGGCGGCGCCGTCAGCGTCGCGCTCCGCGGGGAAGGCCTGCCCTATTCGATGCGACGGCTCGAGGCGTCAGGGCCGAAGGAGCGGATCGCGCAGCTCGCCGCCTCGCTGGTCCTCGACGGTGAGGCGGTGGGCGTCGACAGCGGCACGACGGGGGCGGCCGTCGCCCAGCAGCTCGCGAGCCGACGCCTGACCGTGATGCCCTTCAGCGTGCAGGCACTCGAGGCTCTCACGCGGAGCGCGACCGTGCGGATCATCCTGCCCGGCGGCTCGGTGAGCCCGGAGGAGGGATCGATCGTCGGTCCGCTCGTCGAACGATCGCTGCGAGACCTCCGCTTCGACACGGTGTTCCTCAGCTGCTGCGGGGCGTCCCTCGACTCGGGAGTCACCGCGTATGACCTCGATGACGCGGCGGCCAAGCGGGCGATGATCGCCGCTGGGCGCCGCGTGGTCCTCATCGCCGAGGGGGCGAAGTTCACGCGATCGGCGATGTCCGTGGTGTGCGCGCTGACAGCCGTCGACGTGGTCGTCACCGACGAATCCGCTCCCGCCGACGTGCTCGACCAGCTCCGCGCGGCCGGCGTCGATGTGCTGATCGCCGGAGCCACGGATGACTGA
- a CDS encoding MFS transporter, which yields MTDGGGATLAPAKASTIRVVLSHPLYRASTLALFLSGLGMSAAAPLIASFLITELGASFTVAGLYYLTSLTAPVAGYLVGARSDRTGRRLGLFRICAVGGFLGWLGIAYSTELWMPFVISAVVLGFAGAATSQLFAAIHDELTAQPTVANDGVVAVVRMALTAGWVIGPVLGSFLAASAGYRTMLVFVAVATLAQIVPLGTLRSTPPLSEEQSPRGSARAAKSAPTLRAMLPLLAFTALYICVYAGESVKYAFLPLYMNEQLQLAPELSGAIIGIQPLVELALMPLAVVVGRRMGMVRLMTFAAACGVGANLFFALSGTAAGLFAGQILMGVVWGVFAALGIIVAQRLLPTAVATASAIFISSTAISSALGGLTGGLGAAAIGLPLVFLVPAALAGVAVIGLAIMSRKETRRTSMDVVGETEEVAPRSDG from the coding sequence ATGACTGACGGCGGAGGCGCGACGCTCGCCCCCGCCAAGGCCTCGACCATCCGCGTCGTCCTGTCCCACCCGCTGTATCGGGCTTCGACGCTCGCGCTGTTCCTCTCCGGGCTGGGCATGTCCGCGGCGGCGCCGCTGATCGCCTCGTTCCTGATCACCGAACTCGGGGCGTCGTTCACGGTCGCCGGCCTCTACTACCTGACCAGTCTCACGGCGCCCGTCGCCGGTTACCTCGTCGGCGCACGCTCGGACCGCACGGGTCGACGACTCGGCCTCTTCCGCATCTGTGCGGTCGGCGGATTCCTGGGGTGGTTGGGCATCGCGTACTCGACCGAGTTGTGGATGCCGTTCGTGATCAGCGCGGTCGTTCTCGGCTTCGCCGGTGCGGCGACCTCCCAGCTGTTCGCCGCGATCCACGACGAGCTCACGGCGCAACCGACCGTCGCGAACGACGGTGTCGTCGCGGTCGTGCGGATGGCCCTGACGGCCGGATGGGTGATCGGTCCGGTGCTCGGATCGTTCCTCGCCGCCTCTGCGGGCTATCGCACGATGTTGGTGTTCGTCGCCGTCGCCACGCTCGCTCAGATCGTCCCCCTCGGAACCCTCCGCAGCACCCCACCGCTCAGCGAGGAGCAGTCGCCCCGGGGATCCGCTCGGGCAGCGAAGAGCGCGCCGACCCTGCGTGCGATGCTGCCGCTGCTGGCCTTCACGGCGCTGTACATCTGCGTCTACGCAGGCGAGTCCGTGAAGTACGCGTTCCTCCCGCTGTACATGAACGAGCAGCTGCAGCTCGCCCCCGAGCTCAGCGGAGCGATCATCGGCATCCAGCCCCTGGTCGAGCTCGCCCTGATGCCTCTGGCCGTCGTCGTCGGGCGCCGGATGGGAATGGTCCGGCTGATGACTTTCGCCGCGGCGTGCGGCGTCGGCGCGAACCTCTTCTTCGCCCTCTCCGGGACCGCGGCCGGACTCTTCGCCGGGCAGATCCTGATGGGAGTGGTCTGGGGTGTCTTCGCCGCCCTCGGCATCATCGTCGCCCAGCGACTCCTGCCCACAGCCGTGGCCACCGCATCCGCGATCTTCATCAGCTCGACCGCGATCAGCTCCGCCCTCGGCGGCCTCACCGGCGGCCTGGGAGCAGCGGCGATCGGTCTCCCGCTCGTCTTCCTCGTTCCCGCCGCCCTCGCCGGGGTCGCGGTCATCGGCCTGGCGATCATGAGCCGGAAGGAGACGCGTCGGACGTCGATGGACGTGGTCGGCGAGACCGAGGAGGTCGCACCGCGTAGCGACGGCTGA
- a CDS encoding alkyl/aryl-sulfatase, with protein sequence MVQNDASAAIQKQQEALRTTLPFEDERDFDAAERGFIGTLSPGVVHDDAGNIVWNADSYDFLGGSAPDTVNPSLWRQSSLAAKHGLFEVVEGLYQVRGFDLSNVSFVESDNGVVVIDPLISKETAAAALGLYREHRGDRPVVAVIFTHSHIDHFGGVFGIASKEEVESGSVQIIAPEGTVAEAVAENVFAGIAMGRRAGYMYGAALERGAKGAVGAGLGQTTSTGHAGIIPPTIEIARTGETHTVDGLEIEFQMAPGTEAPAEMHFLFPKYGALCMAENATHTLHNLLTLRGALVRDPHGWSQYLTEAIERYGDRADVLFASHHWPTWGNAEIREFLGLQRDLYAYLHDQTLRMINQGMTGAEIAEEIVLPPVLENSWHARGYYGSVSHNVKAIYQRYMGWFDGNPARLWPHPPKALGERYVALAGGIERIVEAAEAAYDGGDFRWAATLLDHAIFTDPENAAVRDLYAATLEQLAYGAENGTWRNFYMSGATELRSGNFGTPTTTNAPEILAQLTAEQLFDSVAISVDGPSAWELDLALDFTLTDEGRNFRVTLRNGVLVYIAKDADPATAKAALSLTKARLLALVAGDVESSGVEISGDASALSTLTSVLTAGDPSFNIVTP encoded by the coding sequence ATGGTGCAGAATGATGCCTCAGCGGCGATCCAGAAGCAGCAGGAAGCGCTGAGAACCACGCTCCCGTTCGAGGACGAACGAGACTTCGACGCGGCGGAACGAGGATTCATCGGCACGTTGAGTCCTGGTGTTGTACACGATGACGCAGGGAACATCGTCTGGAACGCCGACAGCTACGACTTCCTCGGAGGCAGCGCTCCCGACACGGTGAACCCGAGCCTGTGGCGGCAGTCCTCGCTCGCGGCCAAGCACGGACTCTTCGAGGTGGTCGAAGGGCTCTACCAGGTTCGCGGTTTCGATCTCTCGAACGTGAGCTTCGTCGAGTCCGATAACGGCGTGGTGGTCATCGATCCGCTGATCTCGAAGGAGACAGCGGCGGCGGCGCTCGGCTTGTACCGGGAACACCGCGGAGACCGCCCCGTGGTCGCGGTGATCTTCACCCACAGCCACATCGACCACTTCGGCGGGGTGTTCGGCATCGCGTCGAAGGAAGAGGTCGAATCGGGGAGCGTCCAGATCATCGCTCCAGAAGGCACCGTCGCTGAGGCAGTCGCCGAGAACGTCTTCGCGGGCATCGCAATGGGACGCCGGGCGGGCTACATGTACGGTGCGGCGTTGGAACGCGGGGCCAAAGGAGCGGTGGGCGCCGGGCTCGGGCAGACGACCTCTACGGGACACGCGGGCATCATCCCACCCACTATCGAGATCGCGCGGACCGGCGAGACTCACACGGTGGACGGCCTGGAGATCGAGTTTCAGATGGCTCCGGGCACGGAAGCACCGGCCGAGATGCACTTCCTGTTCCCGAAGTACGGAGCGCTCTGCATGGCGGAGAACGCCACGCACACCCTGCATAACCTGCTCACGCTCCGAGGGGCGCTGGTGCGCGACCCGCACGGATGGTCGCAGTACTTGACCGAGGCTATCGAGCGCTACGGCGACAGGGCCGACGTGCTCTTCGCCTCCCACCATTGGCCCACCTGGGGGAACGCGGAGATCCGAGAGTTCCTCGGCCTGCAGCGCGACCTCTACGCGTATCTCCATGATCAGACTCTTCGGATGATCAACCAGGGCATGACGGGCGCCGAGATCGCGGAGGAGATCGTGTTGCCTCCGGTCCTCGAGAACTCCTGGCACGCACGCGGCTACTACGGCAGCGTGAGCCACAACGTGAAAGCGATCTACCAGCGCTACATGGGATGGTTCGATGGCAACCCTGCACGACTGTGGCCGCATCCGCCCAAGGCACTCGGCGAACGGTACGTCGCTCTCGCCGGCGGAATCGAGCGGATCGTCGAAGCTGCCGAGGCTGCCTACGATGGCGGTGACTTCCGATGGGCGGCGACGCTCCTCGACCATGCGATCTTCACTGATCCTGAGAACGCCGCGGTGCGGGACCTCTACGCGGCGACGCTCGAACAACTTGCCTACGGCGCCGAGAACGGAACGTGGCGGAACTTCTACATGTCGGGCGCAACGGAGCTGCGCTCGGGGAACTTCGGGACGCCGACGACCACCAACGCACCGGAGATTCTCGCTCAGCTCACGGCGGAGCAGCTCTTCGACTCGGTCGCGATCTCGGTGGACGGGCCGAGTGCCTGGGAGCTCGATCTCGCGCTCGATTTCACGCTCACGGACGAAGGCCGGAACTTCCGGGTCACCCTGCGAAACGGCGTGCTGGTCTACATTGCGAAGGATGCGGATCCCGCGACGGCGAAAGCAGCGTTGTCACTCACGAAAGCGCGTCTTCTGGCGCTGGTCGCGGGAGACGTCGAGAGTTCCGGAGTGGAGATCTCGGGCGACGCCAGTGCCCTCAGCACGCTGACGTCCGTCTTGACTGCCGGCGATCCCTCCTTCAACATAGTGACGCCCTGA
- a CDS encoding GAP family protein codes for MRRQLHSFPASCVPSSGTPPARSLLLGLGIFMNPMNIALVAAAAISLVVSGLRPFPLVLIVCGFLVAAALPVAAPVLTVLIRGDKAEPMLRGLKQWMLHHNGYLSAAVLFIVGVLQVVKAIQGS; via the coding sequence TTGCGGCGGCAGCTCCACAGCTTCCCGGCATCGTGCGTTCCGTCGAGCGGTACACCCCCCGCGCGGTCTCTGCTTCTCGGGCTCGGAATCTTCATGAACCCCATGAACATCGCACTCGTCGCTGCAGCTGCCATCTCGCTCGTCGTCTCGGGACTGCGCCCCTTCCCGCTGGTACTGATCGTGTGCGGCTTCCTCGTCGCCGCAGCGCTCCCTGTCGCTGCGCCTGTCCTGACCGTCCTGATCCGCGGGGACAAGGCGGAGCCGATGCTGAGGGGCTTGAAGCAGTGGATGCTGCATCACAACGGGTACCTCAGTGCGGCCGTCCTGTTCATCGTCGGAGTTCTCCAGGTCGTGAAGGCGATACAGGGCTCGTGA
- a CDS encoding dihydrolipoamide acetyltransferase family protein — protein MSTQNFNLPDVGEGLTEAEVVTWKVAPGDNVAINDVICEIETAKSLVELPSPHAGVVGELLVAEGTTVEVGTPIITFVTEAAAAPAVAVAPAPEEGGGSVLVGYGTGGGATSRRKRAAERPVSSSVGVIAKPPIRKLARDLGVDLTTVAPTGADGEVTRDDVMKHASQASVFRNIETPEWGAVREETVPAPQSAPAGLARGIAAPAAAAGDDSRTESIPVKGVRKATSSAMVQSAYSAPHVTVWKEIDASRTMELVKRLKASPDYADIRVSPLLIMARAVIWAARRTPMVNAAWIETDAGAEIAVRHYVNLGIAAATPRGLLVPNIKDAQDLGMKELARALNRLTVTAREGKTSPADQQGGTITITNIGVFGMDAGTPIINPGEAGIVAMGTISQKPWVVDGEVRPRWVTTVAGSFDHRVIDGDGMSRFIADVASVLEEPALLVD, from the coding sequence ATGAGCACGCAGAACTTCAACCTCCCCGACGTCGGCGAGGGTCTGACCGAGGCCGAGGTCGTCACCTGGAAGGTCGCTCCCGGTGACAATGTCGCCATCAACGACGTGATCTGCGAGATCGAGACCGCGAAGTCGCTCGTGGAGCTGCCTTCGCCGCACGCCGGCGTCGTGGGCGAGCTGCTGGTCGCCGAGGGGACGACGGTCGAGGTCGGCACCCCGATCATCACCTTCGTGACGGAGGCGGCAGCTGCTCCGGCAGTGGCCGTGGCCCCTGCCCCGGAGGAGGGTGGCGGCTCGGTGCTCGTCGGCTACGGCACGGGCGGTGGCGCGACCTCCCGTCGCAAGCGCGCGGCCGAGCGTCCGGTGAGCTCCTCGGTCGGGGTGATCGCGAAGCCGCCGATCCGCAAGCTCGCCCGTGACCTCGGCGTCGACCTCACGACCGTCGCTCCCACGGGTGCCGACGGCGAGGTCACCCGTGATGACGTGATGAAGCACGCCTCGCAGGCGAGCGTGTTCCGCAACATCGAGACGCCCGAGTGGGGCGCCGTCCGTGAAGAGACCGTGCCGGCGCCGCAGAGCGCCCCGGCCGGACTCGCGCGTGGCATCGCCGCCCCGGCTGCCGCGGCGGGCGACGACAGCCGCACCGAGTCGATCCCGGTCAAGGGTGTGCGCAAGGCCACGTCGTCGGCGATGGTGCAGAGCGCGTACTCCGCGCCGCACGTGACGGTGTGGAAGGAGATCGACGCGAGCCGCACCATGGAGCTCGTCAAGCGCCTCAAGGCCTCGCCGGATTACGCCGACATCCGCGTCTCCCCGCTGCTGATCATGGCCCGCGCCGTGATCTGGGCCGCGCGCCGCACGCCGATGGTCAACGCCGCGTGGATCGAGACGGATGCCGGCGCCGAGATCGCCGTGCGCCACTACGTGAACCTCGGTATCGCGGCCGCCACGCCGCGCGGCCTGCTCGTGCCGAACATCAAGGACGCGCAGGACCTCGGCATGAAGGAGCTGGCTCGGGCGCTGAACCGCCTCACGGTCACCGCGCGCGAGGGCAAGACCAGCCCGGCCGATCAGCAGGGCGGCACCATCACGATCACCAACATCGGCGTCTTCGGCATGGACGCTGGTACGCCGATCATCAACCCCGGCGAGGCCGGCATCGTGGCGATGGGCACGATCAGCCAGAAGCCGTGGGTCGTCGACGGCGAGGTGCGTCCGCGTTGGGTGACCACGGTCGCCGGGTCCTTCGACCACCGCGTGATCGACGGCGACGGCATGAGCCGCTTCATCGCGGACGTGGCCTCGGTGCTGGAGGAGCCCGCGCTGCTGGTCGACTGA